The Leisingera caerulea DSM 24564 genome has a window encoding:
- a CDS encoding ATP-dependent DNA helicase, producing the protein MKFSSDQEKALDLMGHGESVFLTGGAGSGKSEVIREFARRNPNRVTVHLGTTGNAAQMIGGQTLHSFFGLGGKIHTPHDLRVDDRVKKRIRMAKCFILDEISMARIDHFQGIRDRLFGAARGFGDFAGYQLIVVGDFAQLPPVIPRHELQALDALYGAGNHFAFQSRYWSGLKEVELTSIHRQADDLEFAAWLNEMRKGQVPDLSLINSRVGPPEAGATRLVATNDAATRINIEAMNRLPGGRYRIEGEVKDTFDPRMMRVPPKMMLKPGTRVVICANDMKAGYTNGSAGTLVRCERDSKTRPVAVVKLDSGEEVTVTQHKWENVRYEASVDGTMERRVVGTYRQLPLLPGWAITIHRSQGMSLDSLHVDTRGSFAPGQAYVALSRATRLSGLTLAAPVEERHILFDERVRSFMERRNAVPMMT; encoded by the coding sequence ATGAAGTTTTCCTCAGATCAGGAAAAGGCTCTCGATTTGATGGGGCATGGGGAATCTGTCTTTCTGACCGGAGGGGCTGGTTCCGGCAAGTCTGAAGTCATCCGGGAGTTTGCCCGGCGCAATCCGAACCGTGTGACGGTCCATCTGGGAACCACAGGCAATGCGGCGCAAATGATCGGCGGGCAGACGCTGCACAGCTTTTTCGGGCTGGGCGGCAAGATCCACACGCCCCATGATCTGCGTGTGGATGACCGCGTGAAAAAGCGGATCCGGATGGCAAAATGCTTCATCCTGGATGAGATCTCCATGGCGCGCATTGACCACTTTCAGGGTATCCGGGACCGCCTCTTCGGCGCTGCGCGCGGGTTCGGGGATTTCGCGGGATACCAGCTTATCGTGGTGGGGGATTTTGCCCAGCTGCCGCCGGTCATCCCGAGGCATGAACTGCAGGCTTTGGATGCACTCTACGGGGCCGGAAATCATTTTGCGTTCCAATCCAGGTACTGGAGCGGGCTCAAGGAGGTCGAACTCACCAGCATTCACCGCCAGGCTGACGATCTCGAGTTTGCCGCATGGCTGAATGAGATGCGCAAGGGGCAGGTGCCTGACCTCTCCCTGATCAATAGCCGTGTAGGGCCGCCGGAAGCAGGGGCAACCCGCCTCGTGGCAACCAATGATGCGGCGACGCGCATCAACATCGAGGCAATGAACCGTCTCCCGGGTGGCAGATACCGCATCGAAGGCGAGGTGAAGGACACATTCGATCCCCGCATGATGCGCGTGCCGCCAAAGATGATGCTGAAGCCAGGCACCAGGGTGGTGATCTGCGCAAATGATATGAAGGCCGGTTACACGAACGGATCTGCGGGCACGCTTGTGCGCTGCGAGCGGGACAGCAAGACCCGCCCCGTGGCGGTCGTTAAGCTCGACAGCGGTGAAGAGGTCACTGTTACCCAGCACAAGTGGGAGAATGTCCGCTATGAGGCATCGGTCGACGGAACTATGGAGCGCCGCGTGGTCGGGACCTACCGGCAGCTTCCGCTGCTGCCGGGCTGGGCGATTACGATCCACCGCTCTCAGGGCATGTCGCTCGACAGTCTGCATGTCGACACCCGAGGCAGTTTTGCCCCCGGGCAGGCCTATGTTGCTCTCAGCCGGGCCACGCGGCTGAGCGGGCTGACCCTGGCGGCACCCGTGGAGGAGCGGCACATTCTGTTTGATGAGCGTGTCCGCAGTTTCATGGAGAGGCGCAATGCTGTGCCGATGATGACGTGA
- the tmk gene encoding dTMP kinase yields the protein MFITFEGGDGSGKTTQVRKLAEYLEMQGIEVVTTREPGGSIGAEEIRALLLSGDVDRWSAESELLLFTAARRDHLEKTVWPALKRGAVVISDRYVDSTRVYQGLRSAELRDKVDRLHDLMIGYDPARTFILDIDPKAALTRGMARLAQSGVDEDRFENMGLEFQMRLRTGFKEIAASGPGRYRLIDAAGGADEVFSRICENLPQGLRDRFTSPGCEPA from the coding sequence TTGTTCATCACATTCGAGGGCGGCGACGGGTCAGGTAAAACAACCCAGGTCCGCAAGCTGGCCGAATACCTTGAGATGCAGGGCATTGAAGTCGTGACCACGCGGGAACCTGGCGGCTCAATCGGGGCCGAAGAGATCCGCGCCCTGCTGCTGTCGGGCGACGTGGACCGGTGGTCGGCGGAGAGCGAGCTACTTCTGTTCACGGCCGCGCGGCGTGACCATCTCGAAAAGACCGTATGGCCAGCGCTGAAGCGCGGCGCCGTGGTCATTTCAGACCGGTACGTCGATAGCACGCGGGTCTACCAGGGTCTGAGATCAGCCGAACTGCGCGACAAGGTGGACCGGCTGCACGATCTGATGATCGGATATGATCCGGCCCGGACCTTCATCCTGGATATCGACCCCAAGGCCGCACTCACGCGCGGCATGGCCCGGCTTGCGCAGTCGGGCGTTGATGAGGATCGGTTTGAAAATATGGGCCTCGAGTTTCAGATGCGTCTGCGCACGGGTTTCAAGGAAATTGCCGCGTCCGGTCCGGGCCGGTACCGGCTGATCGACGCTGCGGGCGGCGCCGATGAAGTCTTCTCCCGGATTTGCGAAAATCTTCCGCAAGGCTTGCGGGATCGCTTCACCTCGCCCGGCTGTGAGCCGGCATGA